From Amycolatopsis sp. cg9, one genomic window encodes:
- a CDS encoding winged helix-turn-helix transcriptional regulator gives MTRTTPELACPIAPVVDIVFSRWTTPILWALNEFGRQRFVELERRIATITPKVLTQRLRQLERDGLVVRTYHAEVPPRVEYEISELGRSLGPLFASLAEWSPNLDEVAKARAAYDSRSSAR, from the coding sequence GTGACCAGGACCACACCCGAGCTGGCCTGCCCGATCGCGCCGGTGGTGGACATCGTGTTCAGCCGGTGGACCACGCCGATCCTGTGGGCGCTCAACGAGTTCGGCCGGCAGCGGTTCGTCGAGCTCGAGCGCCGCATCGCCACCATCACGCCGAAGGTGCTCACCCAGCGGCTGCGCCAGCTCGAGCGCGACGGCCTGGTCGTGCGCACCTACCACGCCGAGGTGCCACCGCGGGTGGAGTACGAGATCAGCGAGCTGGGCCGCAGCCTGGGTCCGCTGTTCGCCAGCCTCGCCGAGTGGTCGCCCAACCTCGACGAAGTGGCAAAGGCCCGCGCGGCCTACGATTCCCGCAGCTCGGCAAGGTAG
- a CDS encoding haloalkane dehalogenase: MSQLSYVDVGTGMPVVFLHGNPTSSHLWRNVVSAVPERRLAPDLIGMGASPRPPIDYSFADHARYLAEWFDDLSLEDVVLVGHDWGGALAADWAARHPSRVRGLVFTEAVLKPMTWEEFPQAGREVFRALKTPGAGDPMIEMFLKALPPEYEAMYPTPESRIPLLRWARSMPLGGEPPEVVSRIEAFDGWLAASPDVPKLLITFDPGPDTMLTPPMIDWMSVNFAAMAVAHHPVVAGHHTPEDQPGLIAETVTEWLTRL; the protein is encoded by the coding sequence GTGAGCCAGTTGTCCTATGTAGACGTCGGCACCGGCATGCCGGTGGTGTTCCTGCACGGCAACCCGACGTCATCGCACCTGTGGCGCAACGTGGTTTCGGCGGTGCCGGAGCGCAGGCTGGCCCCGGACCTGATCGGCATGGGCGCCTCACCGCGGCCGCCGATCGACTACTCGTTCGCCGACCACGCGCGCTACTTGGCCGAGTGGTTCGACGATCTGTCGTTGGAAGACGTGGTCCTGGTCGGTCACGACTGGGGCGGCGCGCTGGCGGCGGACTGGGCAGCACGACACCCGTCGCGGGTCCGCGGCTTGGTGTTCACGGAAGCGGTCTTGAAGCCGATGACGTGGGAGGAGTTCCCGCAGGCGGGAAGAGAGGTGTTCCGCGCGCTCAAGACACCCGGGGCAGGCGATCCGATGATCGAGATGTTTCTGAAGGCGCTCCCACCGGAGTACGAAGCCATGTACCCGACACCGGAGTCGCGGATCCCGTTGCTGCGGTGGGCCCGTTCGATGCCTTTGGGTGGCGAGCCGCCCGAGGTGGTGTCCCGCATCGAGGCGTTCGACGGCTGGCTGGCGGCTTCCCCGGACGTCCCGAAGCTGCTGATCACGTTCGACCCGGGCCCGGACACGATGCTGACCCCGCCGATGATCGACTGGATGTCGGTGAACTTCGCGGCGATGGCGGTGGCCCACCACCCGGTGGTGGCGGGCCACCACACACCGGAGGACCAGCCGGGCCTGATCGCCGAGACCGTGACCGAGTGGCTGACCCGGTTGTAG
- a CDS encoding carbohydrate-binding protein, translated as MSSLRRIASAAAALAIAASGFVLGSPPASALENGLLRTPPMGFNNWNSTQCRAEFTEAMIKGIADIFVSKGLKDAGYTYVNIDDCWALPSRNSAGDLVPDPARFPGGIKALADYVHAKGLKFGIYTSAGTKTCNTAGFPGALGHEQQDANLFASWGVDYLKYDNCNNQGVDAQQRYKAMRDALAKSGRPIAYSICEWGQNKPWTWAAPVGNLWRTTGDISDKWSSMIGKAQTNRGLAQYAGPGHWNDPDMLEVGNGGMTAAEYRTHFSLWAMMAAPLLIGSDLRKVSDDSFAILKNTDVIALDQDPLGKQATVLSANGGLVVYSKVLANGDRAVALSNETAATATIGTTASATGIGSASSYTLKDLWSKAVRSTTGTISASVPSHATVLYRLSSQGSRYEAESATLSAGGTVDANHAGFSGTGFANGANAVGSYVEWQVAGPASALTFGYANGTTAARPVDVAVDGTVVATGVPFPPTGAWTTWSTVARPVTLAAGAHTVRLTATTADGPANLDYLDVSR; from the coding sequence ATGTCCTCACTCCGGCGCATCGCGAGCGCGGCTGCCGCGCTCGCGATCGCGGCAAGCGGTTTCGTCCTGGGCTCGCCCCCGGCGTCGGCCCTCGAAAACGGGCTGCTGCGGACGCCGCCGATGGGCTTCAACAACTGGAACTCGACGCAGTGCCGCGCCGAATTCACCGAAGCGATGATCAAGGGCATCGCGGACATCTTCGTCAGCAAGGGGCTCAAGGACGCCGGCTACACCTACGTCAACATCGACGACTGCTGGGCGCTGCCCTCGCGCAACTCCGCGGGTGACCTCGTCCCCGATCCCGCGCGCTTTCCCGGTGGCATCAAGGCGCTCGCCGACTACGTGCACGCCAAGGGCCTGAAGTTCGGCATCTACACCAGCGCGGGGACGAAGACGTGCAACACCGCCGGCTTCCCCGGCGCGCTGGGGCACGAGCAGCAGGACGCGAACCTCTTCGCGTCCTGGGGCGTCGACTACCTGAAGTACGACAACTGCAACAACCAGGGCGTCGACGCGCAGCAGCGGTACAAGGCGATGCGGGACGCGCTCGCGAAGTCCGGCCGGCCCATCGCCTATTCGATCTGCGAGTGGGGCCAGAACAAGCCGTGGACGTGGGCGGCGCCGGTCGGGAACCTGTGGCGCACCACCGGTGACATCTCCGACAAGTGGTCGAGCATGATCGGCAAGGCGCAGACCAACCGCGGGCTCGCCCAGTACGCCGGCCCCGGCCACTGGAACGACCCGGACATGCTGGAGGTCGGCAACGGCGGCATGACCGCGGCGGAGTACCGCACGCACTTCAGCCTGTGGGCGATGATGGCGGCGCCCCTGCTCATCGGCAGCGACCTGCGGAAGGTGTCCGACGACAGCTTCGCGATCCTCAAGAACACCGACGTGATCGCGCTCGACCAGGACCCGCTGGGCAAGCAGGCGACGGTGCTGAGCGCGAACGGCGGACTCGTCGTCTACAGCAAGGTGCTCGCCAACGGCGACCGCGCGGTGGCGCTGTCCAACGAAACCGCCGCGACGGCGACGATCGGCACGACCGCGTCCGCGACCGGCATCGGCAGCGCGTCTTCCTACACGCTGAAAGACTTGTGGAGCAAGGCGGTCCGGAGCACCACGGGCACGATCAGCGCTTCGGTGCCTTCGCACGCGACGGTGCTGTACCGCTTGTCTTCCCAGGGTTCCCGCTACGAAGCCGAGTCCGCGACCCTTTCGGCGGGCGGCACGGTGGACGCGAACCACGCGGGCTTCTCGGGGACCGGTTTCGCGAACGGCGCCAACGCCGTCGGCAGCTACGTCGAATGGCAGGTGGCCGGTCCGGCGTCGGCGCTCACGTTCGGCTACGCGAACGGCACGACGGCGGCGCGCCCGGTGGACGTCGCGGTCGACGGCACGGTGGTGGCCACGGGTGTCCCGTTCCCGCCGACCGGCGCCTGGACGACGTGGAGCACGGTGGCCCGTCCGGTGACCCTGGCGGCGGGCGCGCACACCGTGCGGCTCACCGCGACGACCGCGGACGGCCCGGCGAACCTGGACTACCTGGACGTTTCGCGATAG
- a CDS encoding response regulator transcription factor, whose amino-acid sequence MTTSLSAVAAMHTPVRHREARRPAVGDDETVRGLARALVRRAAELADPDSAGRRPLLDVTEMGVRCLLVPVVPAAHDLLSPREHEVARMVAQGCTNRAIARVLDISLYTVSAHMRRIFTKLGVGTARRWWRPCRARTHPAASTRSEAGRHHRRCPRLRHCGFRYRRRLGSHLSRRGDSAPGVGEG is encoded by the coding sequence ATGACGACGAGTTTGTCGGCCGTGGCAGCCATGCACACGCCGGTGCGGCACCGCGAGGCCAGGAGGCCGGCGGTGGGGGACGACGAGACCGTCCGAGGCCTGGCGAGAGCGTTGGTCAGGCGGGCCGCCGAACTGGCGGACCCGGACTCGGCGGGGCGGAGGCCGCTGCTGGACGTGACGGAGATGGGTGTCCGCTGCCTGCTCGTGCCGGTGGTGCCGGCGGCGCACGACCTGCTGAGCCCCCGGGAGCACGAGGTCGCCCGGATGGTGGCGCAGGGCTGCACGAACCGCGCGATCGCCCGGGTGCTCGACATCAGCCTGTACACAGTTTCGGCCCACATGCGGCGGATCTTCACGAAACTCGGAGTGGGCACCGCGCGGCGATGGTGGCGGCCCTGTCGGGCCAGGACGCACCCGGCGGCTTCGACGCGGTCTGAGGCGGGCCGTCACCATCGCCGCTGCCCGCGATTGCGGCACTGCGGGTTCCGCTACCGAAGACGACTCGGATCGCACCTGAGCAGGCGCGGGGACTCGGCCCCCGGGGTGGGGGAAGGGTAG
- a CDS encoding NAD(P)H-binding protein translates to MIVVTGATGNVGRPLVEALTAAGEEVRAVSRGGPDRADLSDAASLRPAFAGASAVFLLLPPGFRGPLERVLDQVGGARVVLLSSQGVGTGRHPAFFEDAVRAAGPEWTILRPGGFASNALQWAESVRVAREVAAPFGDVGLPVIDPADIAAVAAAALVDASHAGRTYELTGPAPISPRDQAAAIGEALGEPVRFVPQTREEAFSSFAAVMPPEVAAATLDILGAPSPAEQRVSQDVSQVLGRPPRSFAEWAARNAVAFK, encoded by the coding sequence ATGATCGTTGTCACCGGAGCTACGGGCAATGTCGGACGGCCGTTGGTGGAGGCGCTGACGGCGGCGGGTGAAGAGGTGCGGGCGGTGTCCCGCGGCGGGCCGGATCGAGCCGACTTGTCGGACGCGGCATCGTTGCGGCCGGCTTTCGCCGGGGCGTCGGCGGTGTTCCTGCTGCTGCCGCCGGGTTTCCGTGGGCCGTTGGAGCGGGTGCTGGACCAGGTCGGCGGGGCGCGGGTGGTGCTGCTGTCGTCGCAGGGCGTCGGAACGGGCCGCCACCCTGCCTTCTTCGAAGACGCGGTACGGGCGGCAGGTCCGGAGTGGACGATCCTGCGGCCCGGCGGTTTCGCGTCGAACGCGTTGCAGTGGGCGGAAAGCGTTCGGGTCGCGCGGGAAGTGGCGGCCCCCTTCGGTGACGTCGGCTTGCCGGTGATCGACCCGGCGGACATCGCGGCGGTGGCCGCGGCGGCCCTTGTGGACGCCTCGCACGCGGGCCGGACGTACGAACTGACGGGCCCGGCCCCGATTTCTCCTCGCGACCAAGCGGCGGCGATCGGCGAGGCGCTGGGGGAGCCGGTGCGGTTCGTCCCGCAGACGCGCGAGGAAGCCTTTTCTTCGTTCGCGGCCGTCATGCCGCCCGAGGTGGCGGCAGCGACGCTGGACATCCTGGGTGCGCCGTCGCCGGCGGAGCAGCGGGTGAGCCAGGACGTCTCGCAGGTGCTGGGCCGCCCACCTCGTTCCTTCGCGGAGTGGGCCGCCCGCAACGCGGTGGCGTTCAAGTGA